A stretch of DNA from Longimicrobium sp.:
CGGCTTACGGGCTGCGCAAAGAATGGCATGCTTGTTCCTTCACCCCCGTGGCTCCGGGCGGCGCTAGCCGCCCGAGGCTGACTTCCCCCCTCCGCTTCAGGGCACCCCGGCCGCGAGGCCGGTCCGCAAAGCCACGGGTCTCTCCCCCTTCGAGACGGCCGGGCCGCCGGCAGGGTTCATCCGCGCCACTTCGGCGCGACCTCCCCTTCAGATGTGCTCCAGGAGGAACCCATGCGGTACGCCCGTTTCGCCGCCCTTTGCGCGGCGGCTCTCGCCGCTGCCTGCCAGGACCTGCCCAAGCAGCAGCTCCCCACCGAAGCCGAGGCCGCCCCCGCGGCCACCGCCGCCGCCGCGCCGGTGGCCCCGGCCGCGTCGGAACAGGTCTCCAGCGTGTGCGCGGCCGCCCGCGCCCAGCTGGAGCGGACGCGCACGCGCCTGCAGCCCGCCCCCGGAAGCGAGTCGACCGCGGCCACCGACGTGGCCCAGGCGGCTTCGCTCGAGGCCCTGGTCGCCGACGCCTGCAGCTGAGGGACGCCATGAGCCGGAAACTCACGGCCCTGGCGGCCGCGGCGGCGTGCGCCCTGGCGCTCGCCCCCGCCGCGGCGCTCGCCCAGAGGGCCCTCGTCTACTGCCCCGTCGGCATCGACGAGGGCGGATGCGCGGCCGCGGCGGCCGCGCTGGCAAGCCGCTTCCCCGACGGGGTGGACCGCGGCTACGACGGCAGCGGCGGCACCGTGGACCTGGTCACGGCCGACCTGTGGCAGTACGCGGTGCTGGTCGTGCCGTCCCTGGCCGACAACGCCTCCACCCGCCCCTACGCCCTGCTGCGCCGCGCCGACGTGGCCGAGCGGCTGGGCGACGCGGTGATGGGGCGCGTGGCCGTCTGGTCGGGCACCCCCGACCTGGGGAGCGCCAACCGCGAGCCCAAGGACGCCCTCCTGCGCAACCTGGCGGGGTGGGCGGCCGGGAGCTACGCCGCCGTGAAGGGTCCGGGGATCGTGGCGCTCCTGGACCTCTCGGACGAGGTGACGTCGCGCTACGACTGGCTGCGCGCGATCACCGGGGTGAACCTGGTGGCCGACGGGCGGCTGCAGACGTACGCGAGCGTGCGGGCGCTCACCCCCACCGGCTCCGCCGTGCTGGGCTCGGGCGGGGGCGTGCTGGCGTACGCCAGCATGGCCGCCTACGGGGTGCAGCTCCCGCAGGGGGCCGCGGGCGCCGCGCTGGACGCCGTGGGGCAGACCGGCACCAGCGTGGGGGGACAGGTGGTGCTGATGAGCGCGCCCGGCGGCAACACCGGTGGGGCGGTGATCCGCACCGACCGGGACGACTACCCGCCGGGCGACACGGTGACCATCACCGGCACCGGCTTCCAGCCGGGCGAGACGGTGGCCATCGTGCTGCACGAGGACCCGGAGGTGCACGACAACCGCACGCTCACGGCCACGGCCGACGCGCTCGGCGGCTTCGTGAACCGCGACTTCGCGCCGGAGCAGCACCACCTGGACGTGCGCTTCGTGGTGACCGCCACGGGCCGGCTCTCGGGCGTGCAGGCGCAGACCACGTTCACGGACGGGACCGCCAGCGGGGTCACCGGCTTCTCGGCCGGCGCGCCCGCCGGGTGCACCTCGGCGGGGACCCCGTCGGTGGCCGTGGGCGGCACCCTCTGCGCGAAGGGGACCACGTCCGTGAGCGGCGCGGGCGGCGCGGACTTCCGCATCGAGTGGGCCGACCCGTCCGGCAACGTGATGGGAACGAACACCTTCCTCAGCCAGTCCGGCGGGGCCACCATCACCGGCTCGTTCTCTCCCGCCTCGGCCGCGGCCGGCAACTGGACGGTGCGGGCGTGCAAGGGCGCCACGTCCGGGAGCTCGGCGTGCAGCGGCGGGACGCTGATCAGCACCGTCGTCAACTTCACGGTCACCGGGAAGCTGAGCCAGAGCATCACCTTCGGGGCGCTGGCGGGGAAGAGCTTCGGCGATCCGCCGTTCGCGGTGGCGGCCACGGCCAGCTCGGGGCTGCCGGTGTCGTTCGCGAGCCTCACCACCGGAACGTGCACGGTCGCGGGGAGCACCGTCACGATCGTGGCGGCCGGCACCTGCACCGTGCGCGCCTCCCAGCCCGGCAACGGTACCTACAACCCGGCGGCCGACGTCGACCAGAGCTTCACCATCTCCCCCGCGGCGGCCACCGTCACCTTCCTCTCCACCGCCCCGGCGAGCCTCGTCTACGAGGGGACCTATTCGCCCAGCGCTTCGTCGAACAGCGACGGTGCGCTCGGCATCTCCGCCGGCGGCGCCTGCTCGATGAGCGGCTCCACGGTGACGATGACGTCGGGCACCGGCACCTGCACCGTGACGGCCTCGGTGCCGGCCACGACGAACTACACCGCCGCCACGGCCACCCAGACGATCACGGCGGCGAAGGCCACCCCGACGATCTCCTGGAGCAATCCCGCCGACATCACCTACGGGACGGCGCTCGGCGCGGCGCAGCTCAACGCCTCCGCGGCGTTCGGCTCGTCGCCGGTGGCGGGGACGTTCACCTACACCCCCGCGGCCGGAACGGTGCTGGGCGCCGGGAGCGGCCAGGCCCTCGCGGCCGACTTCACCCCCACCGACGACGCGAGCTTCGGCGCGGTGGCCGGCACCACGGTGTCGATCAACGTGCTGAAGGCCACGCCCACGGTGAGCTTCACCTCCACCGCGCCCGCCTCGCTGGCGTTCGGGGGCACCTACACGCCCGCCGCCGCCACGAACGGCGACGGGACGCTCTCCCTCGGCGCCTCCGGGGCCTGCTCGCTCAGCGGCGGGGTGGTGACGATGACCTCGGGCGTCGGCGCCTGCACGGTGACGGCGTCGGTGTCGGAGGGGGCCAACTACGCCGCCGCCGCCGCCGCGCCGCAGACCATCGCGGCGGCGAAGGCGGCGGGGTCGGTGAGCTTCACCTCGGCCAGCCCGGGGACGCTCGCCTTCAACGGGACGTACTCGCCGACCACCTCGCAGGTGGGCGACGGCGCGGTCACGCTGAGCGTGGGCGCGGGCGACGCCTGCTCGCTGGCCGGGGGCACGGTCACCATCACCGCGGGCTCGGGGAGCTGCACGGTGACGGCGACGCTGGCCGAGACCGGCAACTACACGGGCGGCACGGCCAGCCAGACGATCACGGCCGCGAAGGCCGCGGCAACGGTGTCGCTGGACGCCGGGAGCCTCTCGCACACCTACGACGGGTCCGGCAAGTCGGCCACGGCCACGACGAGCCCCGGCGGGCTGGGGGTGACGATCACCTACGGCCAGGGCGGCTCGCCCGTGGCGTCTCCCGTCGCGGCGGGGAGCTACGACGTGAGCGCCAGCGTCGACGACGCCAACTACCAGGGGAGCGCCACCGGCACGCTGGTGATCGGCAAGGCGACGCCGTCGGTGAGCTTCACCAGCAGCGCGCCCGCGACGCTGGCCTACCACGGCACCTACACGCCCACCGCCAGCACCACGGGCGACGGCGCGCTCACCATCGGCGCCGGCGGCGCGTGCTCCATCGCGGGCGGCGTGGTCACCATCGACGCCGGCTCGGGGACCTGCACCGTCACCGCCTCGGTGGCCGAGGGCGCCAACTACCTCGGCGCCGCCGCGACCCCGCAGTCGATCTCGGCGGCGAAGGCGGCGGCGACGCTCACCCTCGGCGGCCTGAGCCACA
This window harbors:
- a CDS encoding MBG domain-containing protein; the encoded protein is MSRKLTALAAAAACALALAPAAALAQRALVYCPVGIDEGGCAAAAAALASRFPDGVDRGYDGSGGTVDLVTADLWQYAVLVVPSLADNASTRPYALLRRADVAERLGDAVMGRVAVWSGTPDLGSANREPKDALLRNLAGWAAGSYAAVKGPGIVALLDLSDEVTSRYDWLRAITGVNLVADGRLQTYASVRALTPTGSAVLGSGGGVLAYASMAAYGVQLPQGAAGAALDAVGQTGTSVGGQVVLMSAPGGNTGGAVIRTDRDDYPPGDTVTITGTGFQPGETVAIVLHEDPEVHDNRTLTATADALGGFVNRDFAPEQHHLDVRFVVTATGRLSGVQAQTTFTDGTASGVTGFSAGAPAGCTSAGTPSVAVGGTLCAKGTTSVSGAGGADFRIEWADPSGNVMGTNTFLSQSGGATITGSFSPASAAAGNWTVRACKGATSGSSACSGGTLISTVVNFTVTGKLSQSITFGALAGKSFGDPPFAVAATASSGLPVSFASLTTGTCTVAGSTVTIVAAGTCTVRASQPGNGTYNPAADVDQSFTISPAAATVTFLSTAPASLVYEGTYSPSASSNSDGALGISAGGACSMSGSTVTMTSGTGTCTVTASVPATTNYTAATATQTITAAKATPTISWSNPADITYGTALGAAQLNASAAFGSSPVAGTFTYTPAAGTVLGAGSGQALAADFTPTDDASFGAVAGTTVSINVLKATPTVSFTSTAPASLAFGGTYTPAAATNGDGTLSLGASGACSLSGGVVTMTSGVGACTVTASVSEGANYAAAAAAPQTIAAAKAAGSVSFTSASPGTLAFNGTYSPTTSQVGDGAVTLSVGAGDACSLAGGTVTITAGSGSCTVTATLAETGNYTGGTASQTITAAKAAATVSLDAGSLSHTYDGSGKSATATTSPGGLGVTITYGQGGSPVASPVAAGSYDVSASVDDANYQGSATGTLVIGKATPSVSFTSSAPATLAYHGTYTPTASTTGDGALTIGAGGACSIAGGVVTIDAGSGTCTVTASVAEGANYLGAAATPQSISAAKAAATLTLGGLSHTYDGSPRGASAATSPGGLTVVLSYEGTGSTSYGPSATAPANAGTYSVTGTISDANYEGSDTQPLTIGQADATINVNGYTGTYDGAAHGASGTATGVGGANLSSGLNLGATFTDAPGGTANWSFTGGTNYNDATGTAAITIQKADAVISVNGYTGTYDGAAHGASGTATGVGGADLSSGLNLGATFTDAPGGTANWSFTGGTNYNDANGTAAITIQKADAVISVTGYTGVYDGAAHGASGTATGVGGANLSSGLNLGATFTDAPGGTANWSFTGGANYNDATGTAAITIQKADAVISVNGYTGTYDGAAHGATGTATGVGGANLTSGLNLGATFSDAPGGTANWIFTGGTNYNDATGTAAITIQKADATTDVNGYTGTYDGAAHGATGTATGVGGAYLSSGLNLGATFTDAPGGTANWSFTGGANYNDATGTAAITIQKADAVISVNGY